One Thermoanaerobacter kivui genomic window, TTATAAGTCTCAGTACATTGAAGATTACTTCAAGCCAAAAGAGGACTTAGGTGTAAAAATACACTATATTACAGAAGAATCTCCTTTGGGGACTGGTGGGGCAATAAAAAACGCCGAAAAATTTTTTGATGACACTTTCCTCATTTTAAACTCTGATATCGTCAGTGATATTGACTATGCAGATTTGATAAAATACCACAAGAGAAGAAGAGCTCAAGTAACTATTGCATCTATTGAAGTAAGAGATACTTCTCAGTACGGAGTTATAGAATTTGATGAAAAAGGCTTTATAACTGTTTTCAAAGAAAAGCCCAAACCAGGCGAGAGTAATTCTAAGTATATTAACGCAGGAGTATATGTATTTGAACCTGAGGTGTTAAAAGAAATTCCTGAAAATACAGTAGTATCTGTAGAGAGGGAGACATATCCCAAACTTTTGGAAAAAGGGTATAGAATGGCTATTTATAAATTTAACGGCTACTGGATAGACATAGGGACAATAGACAAATACAAAAAAGTTCATGAGGACATTTTAAAAGGAAAATCAAGATTTGTAAGTACTACTTCCTCAAGAGGCATAATTTTAGGAGACAATGTTAAAATTCATCCTACCGCA contains:
- a CDS encoding nucleotidyltransferase family protein codes for the protein MKALLLAGGLGTRLRPLTDDLPKPMVPIMGRPLLERIILNLKKSGIDEVVISTYYKSQYIEDYFKPKEDLGVKIHYITEESPLGTGGAIKNAEKFFDDTFLILNSDIVSDIDYADLIKYHKRRRAQVTIASIEVRDTSQYGVIEFDEKGFITVFKEKPKPGESNSKYINAGVYVFEPEVLKEIPENTVVSVERETYPKLLEKGYRMAIYKFNGYWIDIGTIDKYKKVHEDILKGKSRFVSTTSSRGIILGDNVKIHPTARVIGPAYIGNNTEIDAYATVGPYTVIGNNCRIGQESKVSQSVLWDNVKVRRFARLDNAVVTSECIVEVNMEVKNTVFTANRLASTTLTT